The Sediminispirochaeta smaragdinae DSM 11293 genome has a segment encoding these proteins:
- a CDS encoding DUF3842 family protein, with the protein MKIAVIDGQGGGVGKAIVQALKPHLAEIDELLALGTNATATVTMLKSGASIGATGENAIIYNASRVDIIAGPIGIIIANALYGEISPKIASAVAESSATKVLIPIDRCRLIIPGASSRTLQTNIKDAVEQIIALMSEGSS; encoded by the coding sequence ATGAAAATAGCGGTTATCGATGGACAAGGCGGAGGCGTGGGAAAGGCTATTGTACAGGCGCTAAAACCGCATCTTGCTGAAATCGACGAATTGCTTGCACTTGGAACCAACGCAACGGCAACCGTTACCATGTTGAAATCGGGAGCTTCGATAGGAGCAACCGGAGAGAATGCAATCATCTACAACGCATCACGGGTCGATATTATCGCCGGCCCCATCGGAATCATCATTGCAAATGCATTGTACGGAGAAATCAGCCCGAAAATCGCAAGCGCTGTTGCGGAGAGTTCGGCTACAAAGGTTTTGATTCCCATCGATCGATGCCGGCTCATCATTCCCGGGGCCTCGTCCCGGACCTTACAGACCAATATAAAAGATGCCGTGGAGCAGATCATTGCCTTGATGTCGGAGGGCTCAAGTTAG